A portion of the Nitrospira sp. genome contains these proteins:
- a CDS encoding sterol desaturase family protein, translating into MAIEAITWFVERATEYGLGAVSSWSNVLAAVSQIPTVFLDLSHPLAWPYLVSSLVIAWMLFAAVKRHGTAGDRSFGEFAFPAQLYQHPSTRLDWQFGVCDLVLQFLLYMPIMTGIGLLGAKAMTALVVGGWGWKPPSVLSPAGIVAAAAGFFVLHDFINYWTHVLFHRIPLLWMFHRVHHSAEVLTPVTAFRVHPVEILTFAAVQAPVVGMTAVFYQNLLGEDQRITMVFGVSIFTFLSGILGSHLRHSHLWFSYGPVLNRVFMSPAHHQIHHSAAAHHWNKNFAVKLAVWDALFGTLYIPGKRETLDVGLPSSDRHEFTSVSRLYLLPFVRAFQTPARLENRRG; encoded by the coding sequence ATGGCGATTGAAGCGATCACATGGTTCGTCGAGCGGGCGACGGAGTACGGGTTGGGAGCGGTGTCCTCGTGGTCGAACGTGCTCGCGGCAGTCTCACAGATTCCGACGGTGTTCCTGGATCTGTCGCACCCTCTTGCTTGGCCGTATCTCGTGTCCAGCCTGGTGATCGCCTGGATGCTGTTCGCGGCGGTCAAGCGCCACGGAACAGCAGGGGACCGATCGTTCGGCGAGTTTGCGTTTCCCGCGCAGCTGTATCAGCACCCCTCGACGAGGCTCGATTGGCAATTCGGAGTCTGCGATCTGGTGCTTCAGTTCTTGCTGTACATGCCGATCATGACCGGCATCGGGCTGCTCGGAGCGAAAGCGATGACGGCGCTTGTGGTCGGGGGTTGGGGATGGAAGCCGCCGAGCGTGCTCTCTCCAGCGGGGATCGTGGCGGCGGCAGCCGGATTTTTCGTGCTGCACGACTTTATCAATTACTGGACTCACGTGCTGTTCCACCGCATTCCGCTGCTGTGGATGTTTCATCGGGTCCATCATTCCGCAGAGGTGCTGACGCCGGTCACGGCGTTTCGGGTGCATCCGGTCGAGATTCTCACCTTCGCGGCCGTTCAAGCGCCCGTCGTGGGGATGACCGCGGTCTTTTACCAGAACCTCCTGGGGGAGGATCAGCGGATTACCATGGTGTTCGGCGTCAGTATATTCACGTTTCTCTCCGGCATCTTGGGGTCCCACTTACGGCATTCCCACCTCTGGTTTTCCTACGGACCGGTCCTGAATCGAGTATTCATGAGCCCGGCGCACCATCAGATTCATCACAGCGCGGCGGCGCATCATTGGAACAAGAACTTTGCGGTGAAGCTGGCCGTCTGGGATGCGCTGTTTGGGACGTTATACATACCCGGGAAGCGGGAGACGTTGGACGTGGGGCTTCCTAGTTCCGACCGTCACGAATTCACTTCTGTGTCCCGACTCTATCTGTTGCCGTTCGTGAGGGCGTTTCAGACCCCGGCGCGCTTGGAAAACAGGAGGGGATGA
- a CDS encoding PqqD family protein — MSRQPFITADLRPNVEGGEAEWPAVDASAGTEQLAEAARSLLSQEEQRQIERGNQQKRQELMAAVPRLSTNVQGTTLDGETVLLDFTSGRYYTLNRVGSAVWERCTGNESLHDIHTALCARYNASPERIADDLLALVTQLGHEGLLTLERR; from the coding sequence ATGAGCAGACAACCGTTCATTACTGCCGATTTGAGACCGAACGTGGAGGGGGGGGAAGCGGAGTGGCCTGCGGTCGACGCATCCGCCGGAACGGAACAGCTGGCGGAAGCCGCCCGCAGCCTGCTGAGTCAGGAGGAGCAGAGGCAAATCGAACGCGGGAACCAACAGAAGCGCCAGGAATTGATGGCGGCGGTTCCGCGGCTCAGTACTAATGTGCAGGGCACGACCTTGGATGGGGAGACCGTGCTGCTGGATTTTACCAGCGGACGGTACTACACGCTCAATCGCGTGGGGTCCGCCGTGTGGGAGCGGTGTACGGGAAACGAATCCCTGCACGACATTCATACGGCGCTGTGCGCCAGATACAACGCTTCACCCGAGCGCATCGCCGACGATCTGCTGGCTCTCGTCACCCAACTGGGTCACGAGGGACTCTTAACACTGGAAAGGAGGTGA
- a CDS encoding lasso peptide biosynthesis B2 protein — MIRLLSKYRTIAGVGLLLCTVRLLLRWRSLPQVLDLLNRGAEAGCRDISTLELRIYYVDRWLERFPYNTKGNCFPRALALYWLTRRAGRPVRFCCGIRREGSNLDGHAWLTLDQEPFHELSEQWRQYTVTFSYPELAAGQDETKKRPSPEGSARVA; from the coding sequence ATGATTCGGCTGCTGTCGAAATACCGGACCATAGCCGGCGTGGGGCTCCTCCTGTGTACTGTGCGGCTCCTGCTGAGGTGGAGAAGTCTGCCCCAAGTCCTGGACCTGCTGAACCGCGGGGCGGAGGCCGGCTGTCGCGACATCTCCACGTTGGAACTCCGCATCTATTATGTGGATCGCTGGCTCGAACGGTTTCCCTACAATACCAAAGGCAACTGTTTCCCCCGGGCGTTGGCCCTCTACTGGTTGACCAGGCGGGCCGGCCGCCCCGTCCGCTTTTGTTGTGGGATCAGGAGGGAAGGCTCGAATCTCGATGGCCATGCATGGCTCACACTTGATCAGGAACCGTTTCACGAGCTGAGCGAACAATGGCGCCAGTACACGGTGACCTTCTCGTATCCCGAGCTTGCGGCGGGACAGGACGAGACGAAGAAACGGCCTTCGCCTGAAGGCTCTGCACGCGTGGCATGA